Within Deltaproteobacteria bacterium RBG_16_64_85, the genomic segment TAGAAACCGTACAGGTCTGCGCCGCCTTCCCTGAAGTGGAGGTGCGTCCGGAGGAAGCAGATTTCCCCTTCGGGGGGAAGTTCGTTACGGGTGGAGGCGGACACATACACGCGGAACCCCAACCCCGCGCATTCCACCACGACGAAATCCTTCCCGCCCCCCGCCAGGCGGCCTCGCAAATGATCCATCATGATTCCGAATCATAGCACGATCTCCGGGCGCCTTGCCCGAGGAGGAAGATGCGTCTTCATCGCGCGTTTCGTGGTAGGGCTGCTAACGGACGATGTCCCGCGTTACCGCACGGCAGAAGGCCATCGCCAGCGCGTCGGATGCGTCCGGGGGGATCTCATCGCGGATGCCCAGCAGCCGGCACACCATCCCTCCGACCTGCTCCTTCGGCGCCGCTCCGTAGCCGGTGGCGGCCATCTTGATTTCCTTCGCGCTATATTCGTGGACGGGGATTCCATGGGCGCGGCAGGTGACGATCGCCGCTCCGCGGGCCTGACCCAGCTTCAGGGCGGACGCAGCGTTCTTGGCGAGGAAGACGTTCTCCACGGCAGCCTCGGTGGGCTTGTGCAGGAGGATGATCTCGGTCAGCTTCTCGTGGATCCTGTGGAGCCGGTCGGGGAACGAGCCGGATGCGTCGGTGGGAATGACGCCCCAGGCGACGGGCGAGATCCTGTTTCCGCGGACGTCGATGATGCCGTATCCCGTCCGCCGGGAGCCGGGGTCGATCCCCAGGATCCGGCGCCGCGTGGGGGTCATCGACCGGTCATCAAGCGAAGGCAACCTCCGAGGCGGCGAAGCCGGCCACGCCCGGTTCATAACCCGGCACGATCATCCTCCGAACGCCTCCATCGCCTCGTCGGAGATATCGAAGTTGGCCCAGACGTTCTGGATGTCGTCGGACTCCTCGAGCGCGTTCATGAGACGGAGCATCTGTTCCGCTGCCTTGCCTTCCAGGTGGACGGTGCTCTGGGAGACCATCGCCACTTCGGCGGTGCCGATCTTGATCCCCTTTTCCTGCAGCCCCCTCTTGACCTCCTCGAAGACCTCCGGCTCGCACTGGACCTCGTATTCGTGGGACTCCGGAGCGTTGGCGACATCGTCGGCCCCGAGCTCGATCGCGTTCTCGATCAGCTCTTCCTCGCCGATGGCTTCCTTGGGAACGGCGATGGAGCCCTTCTTGTTGAACATCCAGTTGACGCAGCCGGTCTCTCCGAGGCTGCCGTTGTGCTTCGTGAAGATGTGCCGGACGTCGGCGACCGTGCGGTTCTTGTTGTCGGTCAGAACCTTGACGAGAACGGCCACACCGTTGGGGCCGTACCCCTCGTACAGATATTCCTCGTAGGAGACGCCTTCCAGCTCCCCCGTCCCTTTCTTGATCGCCCGCTGGATGTTGTCGTTGGGCATGTTGACCGCGCGCGCGGCCTGGATGGCGGCTTTCAGTCGCGCATTCCCCGATGGATCGCCCCCGCCGATCCTCCCCGCGGTAATGAGCTCACGGGTGATTTTGGTGAACGCCTTTCCGCGCTGGGCGTCGGCTTTTCCCTTCTTGTGCTTGATCGAGCTCCATTTATTGTGGCCGGACATGTGAGCCTCTTGAATCGGGATAAAAAGAGATAATTCCGCGCAGGTCCGGTGCTAGTATACCATCGGGAAATTACTGAACACACGGAGATCGTGAATATATGGCCGTTTATTACGGAGAGGCACGGATTGACCAGTTTGTAAGAGAGGTGTTCTTTCCTCTACAAACCAAGGGGACCTTCATCG encodes:
- a CDS encoding transcriptional regulator; protein product: MSGHNKWSSIKHKKGKADAQRGKAFTKITRELITAGRIGGGDPSGNARLKAAIQAARAVNMPNDNIQRAIKKGTGELEGVSYEEYLYEGYGPNGVAVLVKVLTDNKNRTVADVRHIFTKHNGSLGETGCVNWMFNKKGSIAVPKEAIGEEELIENAIELGADDVANAPESHEYEVQCEPEVFEEVKRGLQEKGIKIGTAEVAMVSQSTVHLEGKAAEQMLRLMNALEESDDIQNVWANFDISDEAMEAFGG
- a CDS encoding crossover junction endodeoxyribonuclease RuvC; this encodes MTPTRRRILGIDPGSRRTGYGIIDVRGNRISPVAWGVIPTDASGSFPDRLHRIHEKLTEIILLHKPTEAAVENVFLAKNAASALKLGQARGAAIVTCRAHGIPVHEYSAKEIKMAATGYGAAPKEQVGGMVCRLLGIRDEIPPDASDALAMAFCRAVTRDIVR